A genomic region of Globicephala melas chromosome 9, mGloMel1.2, whole genome shotgun sequence contains the following coding sequences:
- the LOC115840843 gene encoding deoxyuridine 5'-triphosphate nucleotidohydrolase, mitochondrial-like yields the protein MPCSQEAQVISPSKRARPAKEGGMRLRFVRLSEHATAPTKGSERAAGYDLYSAYDYTVPPMEKALVKRDTQIALPSGCYGRVAPRSGLAAKHFIDVGAGVIDEDYRGNIGVVLFNFGKEKFEVKKGDRIAQLICERIFYPEIEEVQVLDDTERGSGGFGSTGNN from the coding sequence ATGCCCTGCTCTCAAGAGGCACAAGTCATCTCCCCCAGCAAACGGGCCCGGCCTGCGAAGGAGGGCGGCATGCGGCTCCGCTTTGTCCGGCTTTCGGAGCACGCCACCGCTCCGACCAAGGGGTCTGAGCGCGCCGCGGGCTATGACCTATACAGTGCCTATGATTACACAGTACCACCTATGGAGAAAGCCCTTGTGAAAAGAGACACTCAGATAGCTCTTCCTTCTGGGTGCTATGGGAGAGTAGCTCCACGTTCTGGCTTGGCTGCAAAACACTTCATAGATGTAGGAGCTGGTGTCATAGATGAAGATTATAGAGGAAATATTGGTGTTGTCCTGTTTAATTTTGGCAAAGAAAAGTTCGAAGTCAAAAAGGGTGATCGAATTGCACAGCTCATTTGTGAACGGATATTTTACCCAGAAATAGAGGAAGTTCAAGTTTTAGATGACACTGAAAGGGGTTCAGGAGGTTTTGGTTCCActggaaataattaa